Proteins from a single region of Dictyostelium discoideum AX4 chromosome 5 chromosome, whole genome shotgun sequence:
- the pikD gene encoding phosphatidylinositol 4-kinase gives MNKISDTIIITSTSNEDEVDNNNNNNNLKEIDRSPRVNNNNNNILTNVNNNKNNTITSSGGSDSSSSSSNNNNNKIKKSKKHKEKEHMDSIVKLYSGKFDSWMVICHLFKYRDNPGIVDFLCNKMYNLEDKDIDFYITQLCILLINQPHDQKASFSSLARFILDRCASSFRFAIKAYWIFQAFEEDGEKNLFSIEGSVYLHSPSTSPKDVPMYSNDQIVPIDLDKIYNQSQYDDDDFDLSDDDGGFEIIKKNDHHYENDHHIENDPKKDINSNNNNNNNINNNNSNNDDNNNNEILPNENSDNSINDENNQYGNSNNNNNISGENDNIKIDINSQNKSDSNIETLNSTLCEETKTSPIKDDMENNNNNNNNNNNNNNNNNNNNNINNNNINNNNINNNNNINYGHINGSLSTLDGIGQPYISQPNDPIENITQILKRNRIIYKKVEEKKELATRLREFCEMSVITCSRPLITRPRTSSLPSPLISYNSGKIGGNYHKILSPSSVDSTSLISEDDKIIEKEEEDNVVEDDDDDEVNSEDFIPTATTTATTTTTTIPNHLSKTTSGVGINSNSSTPININSAGAGAGGGGEINHIGYDDISYLDKCKTPPAESKLSDHDFEFELSKSHRCDYLNDILSFIQKLAHISKILLPIPIDLRQAKLKHEISLLNINLPLGLYVPLWQSSNHHCVVRIPPEEVKILNSRERVPFLLVLEVIESEHEALSSNIFEVVSSYLQYTTGNSALKKDDIKRKYYSEKFKKSFLNSSINSTISNSSDSCTTETTTTSPVATSPTLPINIPHSKLINDGSNSISKSLPVTPTQSTVLNNLISTSTAISPPSQQQQLPSPSNTTTTTTTTTTNTNNTTTTTTTTTTTLSTSPTNEKILNENKQNSSPFGESWQEKIERYKKISPFGDYPNWRLYSVIVKTGDDCRQEQMAVQLISKFDEIWKETRLPLYLRPYSILVTSSGGGIIETIPDTMSLHNLKKSTPGFTTLLNYFKSTYGDPSGLRFRTAQSNFIESMAAYSIVTYILQIKDRHNGNILIDKEGHIVHIDFGFILSNSPGNISFESAPFKLTQELVDVMGGIQSGQFQYFKVLCVRGLIEARKQVDKIISLIEIMMSGPKMSCFVGGKEVIEQLKARFFLDVNERECSTLVENLISYSIDHFKTRYYDKYQSWLNGIYQ, from the exons atgaataaaataagTGATACAATAATTATTACCTCTACAtcaaatgaagatgaagtagataataataacaataataataatttaaaagaaattgatcGCTCACCTAGagtgaataataataataataatattttgaccaatgtaaataataataaaaacaatactATTACTAGTAGTGGCGGTAGTGATAGTagcagtagtagtagtaataataataataataaaataaaaaaaagtaaaaaacataaagaaaaagaacacATGGATTCAATCGTTAAATTATATTCTGGTAAATTTGATTCTTGGATGGTGATTTGCcatctttttaaatatagGGATAACCCAGGTATAGTTGATTTTTTATGTAATAAAATGTATAATTTAGAAGATAAAGATATTGATTTCTATATAACCCAACTTTG tatattattaattaatcaacCACATGATCAAAAagcatcattttcatcattagcAAGATTTATCTTGGATAGATGTGCAAGTTCATTTAGGTTTGCAATAAAAGCATATTGGATTTTTCAAGCATTTGAAGAGGATGGAGAGAAAAATTTATTCAGTATTGAAGGTAGTGTATATTTGCATTCACCTTCAACATCACCAAAAGATGTACCAATGTATAGTAATGATCAAATAGTTCCTATAGATTTagataaaatatataatcaaAGCcaatatgatgatgatgatttcgATCTgtctgatgatgatggtggttttgaaataataaaaaaaaatgaccaTCATTATGAAAATGATCAtcatattgaaaatgatcctaagaaagatataaatagcaataacaataataataataatattaataataataatagtaataatgatgataataataataatgaaattttgcCAAATGAAAATAGCGATAATAGTATAAATGATGAAAACAACCAATATggaaatagtaataataataataatattagtggtgaaaatgataatataaaaatcgATATAAATAGTCAGAATAAGAGTGATAGTAATATAGAAAcattaaattcaacattATGCGAAGAAACAAAGACATCACCAATAAAGGATGATatggaaaataataataataataacaataataataataataataataataataataataataataataatattaataataataatattaataataataatattaataataataataatattaattatggACATATTAATGGATCATTATCAACATTGGATGGAATTGGTCAACCATATATATCACAACCAAATGatccaattgaaaatattacacaaattttaaaaagaaatagaattatttataaaaaagttgaagagaaaaaagaattGGCAACTAGATTAAGAGAATTTTGTGAAATGTCTGTAATTACTTGTTCTAGACCTTTAATTACAAGACCAAGAACATCTTCATTACCTTCACCATTAATAAGTTATAATAGTGGTAAAATAGGTGGTAATTAccataaaattttatcaccATCCTCAGTTGATTCAACTTCACTAATTAGTGAGGATGATAAAATCATTgagaaagaagaagaagataatgttgttgaagatgatgatgatgatgaggttAACAGTGAAGATTTTATACCAACTgccacaacaacagcaacaacaacaacaacaacaataccaaATCACCTTTCAAAAACTACATCTGGTGTTGGTATCAATAGTAATTCAAGTACACCAATCAATATAAATAGTGCAGGAGCAGGTgcaggtggtggtggtgaaatTAATCATATCGGTTATGATGATATCTCTTATTTGGATAAATGCAAAACTCCACCTGCTGAATCAAAATTATCTGATCATGATTTCGAATTTGAGCTTTCAAAAAGTCATAGAtgtgattatttaaatgatatcctttcttttattcaaaaattagctcacatttctaaaattttattaccaattCCGATCGATTTAAGAC aggcaaaattaaaacatgaaattagtttattaaatattaatttaccaTTAGGATTATATGTCCCATTATGGCAAAGTTCAAATCATCATTGTGTTGTTAGAATTCCACCAGAAGAAGTAAAGATATTGAATTCAAGGGAAAGAGTACCATTTTTATTAGTATTGGAAGTGATTGAAAGTGAACATGAAGCATTATCAAGTAATATATTTGAAGTTGTTTCATCTTATCTTCAATATACAACAGGTAATAGTGCTTTAAAGAAAGATGATATCAAACGTAAATATTACTCTGAGAAATTTAAGAAAAgctttttaaattcttcaataAATTCTACAATTAGTAATTCTAGTGATAGTTGTACAActgaaacaacaacaacaagtcCTGTAGcaacatcaccaacattaccaataaatattccacattcaaaattaattaatgatggatcaaattcaataagTAAATCATTACCAGTTACACCAACTCAATCAacagttttaaataatttaatttcaacttcaacagcaatatcaccaccatcacaacaacaacaattgccATCACCATccaatactactactactacaacaacaacaacaacaaatactaataatacaacaacaacaacaacaacaacaacaacaacattatcaacatcaccaacaaatgaaaaaattttaaatgaaaataaacaaaattcaTCACCATTTGGTGAATCATGGCAAGAAAAGATTGAACGTTATAAAAAGATATCACCATTTGGTGATTATCCAAATTGGAGATTATATTCAGTGATTGTTAAAACTGGTGATGATTGTAGACAAGAACAAATGGCAGTACAATTAATTAGTAAATTTGACGAGATTTGGAAAGAAACAAGGCTACCTTTATATCTAAGACCTTACTCGATATTGGTAAcaagtagtggtggtggtatcaTTGAAACTATTCCCGATACAATGAGTTTAcacaatttaaagaaatcaacaCCAGGTTTTACGACcctattaaattatttcaaatcaaCCTATGGCGATCCAAGTGGATTAAGATTCCGTACAGCTCAATCCAACTTTATTGAATCAATGGCAGCTTACTCAATAGTTACCTATATCTTACAAATTAAAGATCGTCATAAtggtaatattttaattgataaggAAGGTCATATTGTTCATATCGATTTTGGTTTCATCCTATCCAATAGTCCTGGTAATATTTCCTTTGAATCTGCTCCTTTCAAATTAACTCAAGAATTGGTCGATGTTATGGGTGGTATTCAATCTGGTCAATTCCAATACTTTAAGGTTTTATGTGTCCGTGGTTTAATTGAGGCTAGAAAACAAGTGGATAAAATCATATCTCTCATTGAAATTATGATGTCTGGTCCAAAAATGTCTTGTTTTGTTGGTGGTAAAGAAGTAATCGAACAATTGAAAGCACGTTTCTTTTTAGATGTAAATGAACGTGAATGTTCAACTTTAGTagagaatttaatttcttattCAATTGATCACTTTAAAACTCGTTACTATGATAAATATCAGTCATGGTTAAATGGTATATATCAATAA
- the pgmA gene encoding phosphoglucomutase A translates to MFKQTFKVNIIPTQPFEGQKPGTSGLRKKVTEVMKTNYLGNFVQSIFNALPEDKLKGSTIVVGGDGRYYNNDAIQLIFQIAAANGVGKILVGRYGLLSTPAISAIVRARSALGAIILTASHNPGGPNGDFGIKYNMSNGGPAPESITNAIYKHTTSITQIKTTRNVSVDNLGLLKTYEWNDGEFVIEVIDSADDYVSLLKTIFDFDGIRKFVKNHPNFTFNFDAMSGVTGAYGKRIFTDELGIPESCLINCNPSQDFNGGHPDPNLTYAPLLVKKMNNGEFDMGCASDGDGDRNMILGKRFFLNPSDSVAVIASNYKAIPYFNKGGLKGLARSMPTSAALERVATDLKVPFFEVPTGWKFFGNLMDAGTLSICGEESFGTGSDHIREKDGIWAIICWLQILTHHNQSTNDKNFVSIEEIVKQHWAKYGRNYYSRYDYEEIDTAPAEAMMKHVSQQIESKQLIGKKFTGISDSLEYEIASCDDFEYKDPIDSSVSSHQGLRIIFTDGSRIIYRLSGTGSTGATVRVYFDKYETQPTQLNNDVQTHLKSLIHIALVEISKLNHYTGRNEPNVIT, encoded by the coding sequence atgTTCAAACAAACATTTAAAGTAAATATTATACCGACCCAACCATTTGAAGGTCAAAAACCAGGTACATCTGGtttaagaaaaaaagtaACTGAAGTAATGAAGACAAATTACCTTGGTAACTTTGTTCAATCAATTTTCAATGCTTTACCagaagataaattaaaaggatcaactattgttgttggtggtgatggtcGTTACTACAATAATGATgctattcaattaatttttcaaattgcAGCAGCCAATGGAGTTGGAAAGATTTTAGTAGGAAGATATGGTTTACTTTCAACACCAGCAATCTCTGCAATCGTTCGTGCTCGTTCAGCATTGGGTGCAATCATTTTAACAGCATCACATAATCCAGGTGGTCCAAATGGTGATTTtggtattaaatataatatgtCCAATGGTGGTCCAGCTCCAGAATCAATCACCAATGCAATCTATAAACATACCACATCAATCACACAAATTAAGACTACTAGAAATGTAAGTGTCGACAATTTGGGTTTGCTTAAAACTTATGAATGGAATGATGGTGAATTCGTTATAGAGGTTATTGATAGTGCAGATGACTATGTTTCCCTATTGAAAACCATCTTTGACTTTGATGGAATTAGAAAGTTTGTAAAGAATCATCCAAATTTCACATTCAATTTCGATGCAATGAGTGGCGTCACTGGTGCCTATGGCAAAAGAATTTTCACAGATGAGTTAGGTATCCCAGAGAGTTGTCTCATCAATTGTAATCCATCCCAGGACTTCAATGGTGGTCATCCAGATCCAAATTTAACCTATGCACCACTTTTGgtaaagaaaatgaataatGGCGAATTTGATATGGGTTGTGCTtctgatggtgatggtgatagAAATATGATCCTTGGTAAACGTTTCTTCCTTAATCCATCCGATTCCGTTGCAGTTATAGCTTCAAATTACAAAGCAATCCCATATTTCAATAAGGGTGGATTAAAAGGTTTAGCTCGTTCAATGCCAACAAGTGCAGCTTTGGAAAGAGTTGCCACTGATTTAAAGGTTCCATTCTTTGAAGTACCAACAGGTTGGAAATTCTTTGGTAACCTTATGGATGCTGGTACCCTCTCAATTTGTGGTGAGGAATCATTTGGTACTGGTTCTGATCATATTCGTGAAAAAGATGGTATTTGGGCTATCATTTGTTGGTTACAAATTTTAACTCATCATAATCAATCAACCAATGATAAGAACTTTGTTTCCATTGAAGAGATTGTCAAACAACATTGGGCAAAATATGGTAGAAACTATTATTCTCGTTACGATTATGAAGAAATTGACACTGCTCCAGCCGAAGCAATGATGAAACATGTTTCTCAACAAATTGAATCCAAACAATTGATTGGTAAGAAATTCACTGGTATCTCTGATTCTTTGGAATATGAAATTGCATCTTGtgatgattttgaatatAAAGATCCAATTGATAGTTCAGTTTCCTCTCATCAAGGTCTTCGTATCATTTTCACTGATGGCTCAAGAATTATCTATCGTTTAAGTGGTACTGGTTCAACTGGTGCCACAGTTCGTGTTTATTTCGATAAATATGAAACTCAACCtactcaattaaataatgatgttCAAACTCAtcttaaatctttaattcaTATTGCACttgttgaaatttcaaaattaaatcattatacTGGTAGAAATGAACCCAATGTAATtacataa
- a CDS encoding arylamine N-acetyltransferase family protein, with amino-acid sequence MNPFTDYQVQFFERIKLKPRIIESLDDISEVLVACSKVFTFENLDIISNTQEALTRKVLIKQVLINKQGGLCYKANTLLYYFLLDFGLNVHQTRATCENQESHSRWNIGHGHMINILNFENKLYVMDVAFGCNLSLRPVPITDDGSEVIESCIGLYRVIKRENIVAGVYHYTHILEHRKPDTYLIESAKNWVIGYAFDPLLICKNDGDDDDDDNNNNNNTHQTQIQQLVIDDPNKDFCVKPLATKLINNTDNNNNNNSIATLTLNSFTLTNCKTGEKIKTNFDNDNLFEQFNQHLISIFNLPPLKIIPQIFLNQTSNFPINNLNS; translated from the exons atgaatccaTTTACAGATTATCAAGTAcaattttttgaaagaataaaattgaaaccaagaataattgaatcattaGATGATATTTCAGAAGTTTTAGTAGCTTGTTCAAAAGTATttacatttgaaaatttagatATCATAAGTAATACTCAAGAAGCATTAACAAgaaaagttttaataaaacaagttttaattaataaacaaggTGGATTATGTTATAAAGCAAAtactttattatattatttccTTTTAGATTTCGGTTTAAATGTTCACCAAACTAGAGCAACTTGTGAAAATCAAg agagTCATAGTCGTTGGAATATTGGCCATGGTCATATGATTAATATattgaattttgaaaataaattatatgtAATGGATGTTGCATTTGGAtgtaatttatcattaagGCCAGTACCAATTACAGATGATGGTAGTGAAGTTATTGAATCTTGTATTGGATTATATAGAGTTattaaaagagaaaataTAGTTGCTGGAGTATATCATTATACACATATTTTAGAACATAGAAAACCAGATacttatttaattgaatctgCAAAGAATTGGGTAATTGGTTATGCATTTGAtcctttattaatttgtaaaaatgatggtgatgatgatgatgatgataataataataataataatactcaTCAAactcaaattcaacaattagtAATAGATGATccaaataaagatttttgTGTAAAGCCATTAGCaactaaattaataaataatacagataataataataataataattcaatagcGACATTAACCTTAAATTCATTCACACTTACAAATTGTAAAACTGgcgaaaaaattaaaacaaattttgataatgataatttatttgaacaatttaatcaacatttaatttcaatttttaatttaccacctttaaaaattatacctcaaatatttttaaatcaaacatCAAATTTTcctataaataatttaaatagttaa
- a CDS encoding arylamine N-acetyltransferase family protein, protein MEPNPIFSEFQLEFFKRIKMQPKSIETLNDVSEVMSGCAQIFSFENLDVVANTTEPLNREVIIQQLVNNKQGGLCYKINSVFYYFIKSFGFNIYQVRCCVENQETHDCWQINGAHIINIIEYENKKYLADVAFGCNLSYEPIPFSEEIIESCTGLYRIRKVDNIIRDIKYTYLLEFKKPDSFSPESARLWTNGYAFDPLVKAIDIDENDKIDSHATQIQQLIIDDPTKEFSVKPLATKVVNNESIATLTSNSFTLTNCKTGEKTKVTFDINNEIKQLEQFNQHLISIFNLPPLKFLPKI, encoded by the exons atggaacCAAATCCAATATTTAGCGAATTTCaattagaattttttaaaagaattaaaatgcAACCAAAATCAATAGAAACATTAAATGATGTTTCAGAAGTGATGAGTGGTTGTGCacaaattttttcatttgaaaatttagatGTAGTTGCAAATACAACTGAACCTTTAAATAGAGAAGTGATAATTCAACaacttgtaaataataaacaaggTGGATTatgttataaaattaattctgtattttattattttattaaaagttttggttttaatatttatcaaGTTAGATGTTGTGTTGAAAATCAAG aaacacATGATTGTTGGCAAATTAATGGTGCacatattataaatataattgaatatgaaaataaaaaatatttagcAGACGTTGCATTTGGATGTAATTTATCATATGAACCAATTCCATTTTCAGAAGAGATTATTGAATCATGTACAGGTTTATATCGTATTCGTAAagttgataatattattagggatattaaatatacatatcttttagaatttaaaaaaccagATTCATTTTCACCAGAATCTGCTCGTTTATGGACCAATGGTTATGCATTTGATCCATTGGTAAAAGcaattgatattgatgaaaatgataaaattgatagTCATGCAactcaaattcaacaattaattattgatgatCCAACAAAAGAATTTAGTGTTAAACCTTTAGCTACAAAAGTTGTAAACAATGAATCAATAGCAACTTTAACCTCAAATTCATTCACTTTAACAAATTGTAAAACTggtgaaaaaacaaaagttACCTTTGATATCAATAATGAAATCAAACAATTAGAACAATTTaatcaacatttaatttcaatttttaatttaccacctttaaaatttttaccaaaaatttaa
- a CDS encoding arylamine N-acetyltransferase family protein — protein sequence MEAISIFSDYQLQFFKRIGMKPKPIETLDDVSDVMKACSNVFSFENLDIVSNSCEPLNKDVLIKQVICNNQGGLCYKINTLLYHFLLEFGFKIHIIRGSVENQETHSDWNIPTGHMINIINFENRLYVVDVAFGCNLSLRPIPITDDGSEVVESCTGLYRVRKVENCVSGKYNYTHILEHRKLDSFLIESGKTWVTGYAFDPLLIVDNNNNNEKTTHQTLVQQLVIDDPTKEFSTKPLATKIVNDGSSFSIATLTANSFTLTDCKTGQKTKTNFDNDKSSFEQFNQHLISIFNLPPLKTIPPIFLN from the exons atggaagcaatttcaatattttcagattatcaattacaattttttaaaagaattggaatgaaaccaaaaccaattgaaacATTAGATGATGTTTCAGATGTAATGAAAGCATGCTCAAATGTATTTTCTTTTGAGAATTTAGATATTGTATCTAATTCATGTGAACCTTTAAATAAGGAtgtattaataaaacaagTAATATGTAATAATCAAGGTGGACTATGTTATAAAATCAACACTTTAttatatcattttcttttagAATTTGGTTTCAAAATTCATATAATTAGAGGTAGTGTTGAAAATCAAG aaACTCATTCAGATTGGAATATTCCAACTGGTCATAtgattaatataattaattttgaaaataggttatatgttgttgatgttgcaTTTGGATGTAATCTTTCATTGAGACCAATTCCAATTACAGATGATGGTAGTGAAGTAGTTGAATCCTGCACAGGTTTATATCGTGTTCGTAAAGTTGAAAATTGTGTTTCtggaaaatataattatacaCATATTCTAGAACATAGGAAATTGgatagttttttaattgaatctggAAAGACCTGGGTGACAGGTTATGCATTTGatccattattaattgttgataataataataataatgaaaaaacaaCCCACCAAACACTTGTACAACAATTAGTAATTGATGATCCAACTAAAGAATTTAGTACTAAACCTTTGGCTActaaaattgtaaatgatgGTTCATCATTCTCTATTGCAACTTTAACTGCAAATTCATTCACACTTACAGATTGTAAAACTGGTCAAAAAACTAAAACcaattttgataatgataaatcatcatttgaacaatttaatcaacatttaatttcaatttttaatttaccacctttaaaaacaattccgccaatatttttaaattaa
- a CDS encoding aldehyde dehydrogenase gives MITLNYDNNKKSITIPTKIFINNEWVDSIDCNENFSLINPTNEECLGIIGLGGRKDVDRAVEAARSAIRGKWSTMAPLDRGILLNKLADKLEEKREQMATIESINVGKPIGESLVYDLKQSITFLRYFAGWADKITGRTIPISSSSDTSTPTRQVLAYTKQVPLGVCALILPWNFPLQLLMFKLAPALAAGNTVIIKPSEFTPLSTFYLAELIKEVGFPPGVVNVVCGLGSVVGDAMSSHMKINKIGFTGSTKVGKMVQNSATNSNLKHCSLELGGKSPIIIFNDVEDLDLAVIHSFHGLFWNAGQCCSAASRIYVQSGIYDQFVEKIKKQVESRVLGDPLSKDTHQGPQVNKFQFESILRYIETGKREGATLVCGGKRFGNKGYYIEPTVFSNVTDVMTIAREEIFGPVMSILRFETVQEAIDRANDSEFGLVGAVFTKDINKSIIVSDQVQSGLVWVNSFNIIDPSIPWGGFKSSGKGRDASEYCLSVWTETKTTVLDVKL, from the exons atgatt ACATTaaattatgataataataaaaaatcaattacaattccaactaaaatatttataaataatgaatggGTAGATAGTATAGAttgtaatgaaaattttagtTTAATTAACCCAACCAATGAAGAATGTTTAGGTATAATTGGATTAGGTGGTAGAAAAGATGTTGATAGAGCAGTCGAAGCAGCAAGATCAGCAATTAGAGGTAAATGGTCAACGATGGCACCATTGGATAGAGGAATACTTTTGAACAAGTTGGCAGATAAATTAGAAGAGAAAAGAGAACAAATGGCAAccattgaatcaattaatgtTGGTAAACCAATTGGTGAATCATTGGTTTACGATTTAAAACAATCGATTACATTCTTACGTTATTTCGCAGGTTGGGCTGACAAAATCACTGGTCGTACAATTCCAATCTCAAGTTCATCAGAcacatcaacaccaacaagaCAAGTATTAGCATACACTAAACAAGTTCCATTGGGTGTTTGTGCTTTAATTTTACCTTGGAATTTCCCacttcaattattaatgtttAAACTTGCACCAGCATTAGCAGCAGGAAATACAGTTATCATTAAACCATCAGAATTTACACCATTATCAACTTTTTATTTGgcagaattaattaaagaagttGGTTTCCCACCTGGTGTGGTAAATGTAGTTTGTGGTCTTGGTTCTGTAGTTGGTGATGCAATGAGTTCTCatatgaaaattaataaaattggtttCACTGGTTCAACAAAAGTTGGTAAAATGGTTCAAAACTCTGCTACCAATAGTAACTTAAAACATTGTTCACTCGAATTAGGTGGTAAAAGTccaatcattatttttaatgatgttGAAGATTTAGATTTAGCTGTTATTCATTC tttCCATGGATTATTTTGGAATGCAGGTCAATGTTGTTCAGCAGCATCTAGAATTTATGTTCAATCAGGAATTTATGATCAATTTGtagaaaagattaaaaaacaaGTTGAATCAAGAGTATTAGGTGATCCATTAAGTAAAGATACTCATCAAGGTCCACAagttaataaatttcaatttgaatcaattttaagATATATTGAAACTGGTAAGAGAGAAGGAGCAACATTAGTATGTGGTGGTAAAAGATTTGGTAATAAAGGTTACTATATTGAACCAACCGTTTTTTCAAATGTTACTGATGTTATGACAATTGCAAGAGAAGAAATTTTTGGACCTGTAATGTCAATCTTAAGATTTGAAACTGTTCAAGAAGCAATCGATCGTGCAAATGATTCAGAATTTGGTTTAGTTGGCGCTGTCTTTacaaaagatattaataaatcaatcattGTTTCCGATCAAGTTCAATCAGGTTTAGTTTGGgtaaatagttttaatatcattgatCCATCCATTCCATGGGGTGGTTTTAAATCTTCTGGTAAAGGTAGAGATGCTTCTGAATATTGTCTTTCAGTTTGGACTGAAACTAAGACTACTGTACTTGAtgtaaaactttaa